From the genome of Trypanosoma brucei brucei TREU927 chromosome 11 chr11_scaffold01 genomic scaffold, whole genome shotgun sequence:
CACCGAGGAGTCTGGGAGATATATAATGCTGCTTGTATTGTCTGACCGAAACACGGTTACAGAACGACAGGGCTTCATACTTTTGTACGCGTCCGTCTCGGGAATTTTCCAGCACCGTTTCAACATCTTGAAGAAACGTTCGTCGCTCTCGATTGCCGGGGATACGTCGGTGTAGTATGCGACAAACATATCAGTTGTTACAGACGAGGTACTGTTCATGTTCGGCCAGCAGTTAATAAAGTCAAAAATAATCTCTTCCCGACTGGCAATGCCCTCCTCTACATCGGGGTGAAAACAGGCGTTAAACACGAAGAGGTTCAACATGTCTTTGTAGTCGACAGACCCTCCTCCCTCAATAACAAGCTGCTGGAAGGCCGATATAACACCTTGCAACCGGCTCTGCGGCAACTCGCAGCGAAGCTCCCGAAGGAATTCCtgcgcaacaacaaaaccatTGCCAACACGGTCCAATTTCTTGAAGATAACATCAAGTTCGCCCGGGTGAATGGTAACTCCCATGAGGCTAATGCCATGGAAAATATCTTGGCGCCGGACTGGAGTCACGCACTGCTCGTTGCAGGCAACACCCAACACCTTTGATAGCAACCTAAACCCCAAACGACCACCAAAGTACAACACACCCTCCCGGATGAGGGAAATGATCGCGGACAAGTCCACTTCGTAGCTCTCTGACAAAACTCCCACATTACCGCGTCCGGTGAGGTTTCGCAGCGATGATACCGACATGGTGTTGGTCACACCGTAGTTGGctgcgacaacaacaaaaagatttGTGGGCTCGGTTGTTACGGCAGCCACAGACCTTGAGTGGTTGTCACCGGCAAAAGAGCAGTCCATCCCATACTCAAATCCGAAGGACGTCCTTTGCAGTTTTTTAATGCACCGCAGCGGTTGGTTCGTTGCTGCATGGTAAAGAACGAACCGATCACCAACGCGTACGGGGGCACCATAGCGGATGTCATCGCGTTTCTCACCCGGTTtcgcaacaacaaatatgtTGTCTTTGCTCGTTCCCAATGACGCTACTGCGAGCTGAGCGCCTGACTGGCCTACATCACGAATACTTGAGTGAAGATATAAAAACCCTTCAGAATGAGCGGCTTCATTCGCGATACGTATGTGCTGACCGTAATGCAGCACATTCTCCTCCTTTAGCTGCTTCGTGTAGCCGACATTGTTCTCATCTTCCGCCCGCATCAAGACCCATTCAACTCGCTGTCGAGGCGCGGTATTGCCGGTAGCGGTAAGCAAAAATTGGTGAGGCAGCCGCTGTGGATGTGTCCACGCCGTGTCTACAGCCAATACCGCCTCCGTTGCGACGTTAAGCAGACGTAATGGCTTCCCAAGCATGATCACGTCTCCCATTGTCATCGAATGTGTAtcagcatccacacaagACTCCTCTAAACGTTGTGAACCAAGGATGTCAGCATCATGACCCATTTTACTTCTGTAggattttattttgtcctcGGCTACCCGCATGTCCTCATACCAGTTACCCACAAGCACTCCTGGGGAGTACCGCATCGGGTTCTTTAATTCGTTCATGGTGCTCTTGGGGGTAATGATATCAAAGAGACCCGCtaaagggaaggaacaaGCAATGGCCCGTAGACGgtgcaaaaaatatatatatatagaaataGATGGCGCGGAAACGCAGCGAAGGAGGAATAAGTTgagtgaggaaagaagtgataagagggaaaaagtatTGCTGCACTTGAGCACAAGTACCAGCTGCTGGGGCGAGTATCACAAGAAAATTCACAACGAAAGAAGTAGAGGAACAAGTCCAGATGAAGTAGCACACAAACGCCTTCGCTTTTGCCTTTcgctcttttctctttctttcccttagAGGGGTGGGAGAAAAGCATAGACTcatccctcttccttttattagAGCATCTGTATGTGTGTTCCCCCGACGATCTTCACtgcgagaaaaaaatatattatcTCAATTACTCAACTGTTGCACACAAACCGCGATAATCATTCCAATACCCCACAATCCACAATAGACACCTTAAGGGACGGAAACCCTGATGGGTCAATAGGAACCTGTTCAATCTCTTGAACAACATCAAGCCCATCAGCGACCTGGCCGAAACATATGCACGTCCCGTTCAAGTGATTGGCTTCCTTCGCAGTCAAAATGAAAAACTGCGAGCCGTGCGCGTTCGGCGAGCTGGAAGCCGTGCCGACCAGACCGGGTTTGTCGAAGACAGAGGCCCTCACCTCCTCCGGGGCGCTGAAAGTACCACCATAGATAGAAAGCTGTTCCGTCCCTCGCCCCGTTACAATATCACCTCCCTGAATTAAATACCCCTTCTCCACACGGTGGAAAGTGGAGTTTTTGTACGTGAGCTGCGGAAGGGCGCTCTCCGATATCAGTTTATCCCTGTTCCCCGATTCATATGTGTCCGTCGAGACATTTCCACTACAGAGTTCAATAAAGTTCTTCACAGCTGATGGGCACTTCCGCGGAAAGAGTTTAAAGACGATCCTCCGCGGTGCTTTGGTCCCGATGGCGATATCCATGAAGGCTCGCTCAGAAATGCGCATTAGTTGGCACCTCTCGACGGCCGGAGCGGCTCAGTTCTCCTCTTGTCTTCACGTGTAAcaaaggagagaaacatgAGATGGAAAACCCACGCTCATAAGTGTAAGGCGCACAGGCTGGAGAAACGACAGAGTaaattgaacaaaaaaaagacccgaacccctctttttttattttattacatgtatatatgtatgtacgGTGCGTTTCAAAATAAAGTATACCAAGGAAAAACTACCTGGTGGTGGCAGTTCCCGCCGTTATCATATTCTATGGGGGAAACTTCTCTAACTTGGCATCGCTCAAGTGgaggtttctttttctttgttgtcgTTCCTTTAAAATCCTTTACTTCTCGCGGTGCTTCTATGGGAACAAATCGGTGCATTTTCATGGCTTCACCATTATGGAAATCACTTTCATCTTTAATTTGTGCTTCTAAAGTATTGCTCCACGCGTACGCACATCTAAAAGGTGGCGATGGTGGAATAAA
Proteins encoded in this window:
- a CDS encoding cyclophilin type peptidyl-prolyl cis-trans isomerase, putative (similar to Peptidyl-prolyl cis-trans isomerase TLP20, chloroplast precursor(EC 5.2.1.8) (PPIase) (Rotamase) (Thylakoid lumen PPIase of 20 kDa). (Swiss- Prot:Q9ASS6) (Arabidopsis thaliana)): MRISERAFMDIAIGTKAPRRIVFKLFPRKCPSAVKNFIELCSGNVSTDTYESGNRDKLISESALPQLTYKNSTFHRVEKGYLIQGGDIVTGRGTEQLSIYGGTFSAPEEVRASVFDKPGLVGTASSSPNAHGSQFFILTAKEANHLNGTCICFGQVADGLDVVQEIEQVPIDPSGFPSLKVSIVDCGVLE